One genomic region from Calypte anna isolate BGI_N300 chromosome 8, bCalAnn1_v1.p, whole genome shotgun sequence encodes:
- the FAM20B gene encoding glycosaminoglycan xylosylkinase, whose amino-acid sequence MKLKQRVVLLAILLVIFIFTKVFLIDNLDTSAANREDQRAFHHMMANLHVELDPRLDHTLQSPWEIAAQWVVPREVYPEETPELGAVMHAMTTKKIIKADVGYKGTQLKALLILEGGQKVVFKPKRYARDYVVEGEPYAGYDRHNAEVAAFHLDRILGFRRAPLVVGRFVNLRTEIKPVATEQLLGTFMTVGNNTCFYGKCYYCRETEPACADGDIMEGSVTLWLPDVWPLQKHRHPWGRTYREGKLARWEYDESYCDAVKKTSPYDSGPRLLDIIDTAVFDYLIGNADRHHYESFQDDEGASMLILLDNAKSFGNPALDERSILAPLYQCCIIRVSTWNRLNYLKNGVLKSALKTAMSHDPISPVLSDRHLDALDQRLVSILATVKQCTDQFGTDVVLVEDRMTLSHL is encoded by the exons ATGAAGCTAAAGCAGCGAGTTGTGCTCTTGGCCATCCTCCTTGTCATCTTCATCTTCACAAAAGTTTTCCTCATTGACAACTTGGACACCTCAGCTGCCAACCGGGAGGACCAGCGTGCCTTCCACCACATGATGGCAAACCTCCACGTGGAGCTGGACCCCCGGCTTGACCACACCTTGCAGTCCCCTTGGGAGATTGCAGCCCAATGGGTGGTGCCCCGGGAGGTGTATCCTGAGGAAACACCTGAGCTAGGGGCTGTCATGCATGCCAtgacaacaaagaaaataataaaagctgaTGTGGGATACAAAGGAACCCAACTGAAAGCTTTGCTAATACTTGAAGGAGGACAGAAGGTTGTCTTCAAACCCAAGAG ATATGCCAGGGATTATGTAGTGGAAGGAGAACCATACGCTGGCTATGACAGACACAATGCAGAAGTGGCAGCCTTTCACTTGGATAG AATCCTGGGTTTCCGACGAGCTCCACTGGTGGTTGGCAGGTTTGTGAATCTACGCACAGAGATCAAACCAGTAGCCACAGAGCAGCTTCTGGGTACCTTCATGACTGTGG gtaataaCACTTGCTTCTATGGGAAGTGCTACTATTGTCGGGAAACAGAACCAGCTTGTGCAGATGGGGACATCATGGAGGGGTCAGTGACTCTGTGGCTACCAGATGTTTGGCCTCTTCAGAAACATCGGCACCCTTGGGGTAGGACTTATCGTGAAGGCAAACTTGCTAG GTGGGAGTATGATGAAAGCTATTGTGATGCTGTGAAGAAGACTTCACCCTATGATTCAGGCCCCCGTCTCCTCGATATCATTGACACTGCTGTCTTTGACTATTTGATTGGGAATGCAGACAGGCATCACTATGAGAGTTTCCAGGATGATGAAGGAGCCAGTATGCTCATCCTCTTGGATAATGCCAAAAG CTTTGGAAACCCTGCCCTGGATGAAAGAAGTATCTTAGCTCCTCTTTATCAGTGCTGCAT caTCCGGGTTTCTACCTGGAACAGACTCAATTACCTGAAGAATGGAGTACTGAAGTCTGCCTTAAAAACTGCTATGTCCCATGACCCCATCTCACCAGTGCTTTCGGACCGGCACCTGGATGCCCTGGACCAGCGACTTGTCAGCATTCTGGCTACAGTGAAGCAGTGCACAGACCAGTTTGGGACAGATGTTGTGCTGGTGGAAGACAGGATGACACTGTCTCATTTGTAA